A window of Streptomyces broussonetiae genomic DNA:
CCTCGCCGAGCAGCGTCGCCGTGAAGGAACCCGGGGTCGTCGAGATCGTCTTGAAGACGCGGCCGAGGTTCAGGTGGGCCCGGCTCACCGGGTACCAGGGTGTGCCACCGTGCGAGATCAGGCGGGCGAACATCTTCGAGTGCCGGCACTCGTCCTCGATCTCGGTGAGCGCGTAGCGCACGTGCGCGCTCGTCGCCGCCTTGTCGTAGATGTGCCGGACGAGCAGCTGCATCAGGATGATCTCGAACCAGATGCCGAGCGAGGCCAGTGCCGCCGCCTCGTGCTGGGAGAGCAGGATCCGCTGCTCCTCGCTCATCCGCTTCCACATCGGCGTGCCGTACAGGGACACCAGCTCCGGCGGCCAGAACCACTTGCCCTCCTCGAAGGGCGCGTCCCAGTCCAGCTCCGTGTCCGGGTCGAAGGAGTGCTTGGCAGAGGAGACGAGCAGCCGTTCGGCCACCTGTTCGCGGTCCTTGAGCAGGCCGAGCGCGTCGCGCAGACCTTCCAGCGCGTCCGCTTCCGTCAGCGTCGTCATGGCTCCCTCACCTCGTTACCGGGGGGTACGTCGTCTTGCCTTTATGAGACTGCCTGTCAGCAAGGGCGTCAATCCCTTGCACATGACTTGTTGACTGCGCGTCTACGTGTGAGCCTGCGAGGTATGCCGACCCATGACCTGTACGCCAACGATCCGGGAGACTCCCTCTGGCAGGTGCCCGCGAGCGGCGCGGCCCGGTTCAACTGGGAGTACGACGACGGCCGTGACCGTCTGCTCGCCCTGTACCAGAAGGGCAAGGACAAGCAGTGGGACGGGCAGAAGCGCATCGACTGGGACCTGGAGGTCGACCCCTACGACCCGCTCGGCACCCCCGACGAGTCCATGGCCCTGTACGGCACCCCGTACTGGGAGAAGATGACCGGAAGGGACAGGGCCGAACTGCGCCGGCACCTCGCCTCCTGGCAGTTCAGCCAGTTCCTGCACGGTGAGCAGGGCGCGATGGTCTGCGCGGCGCGGATCGTGGAGTCGGTGCCCGACCTGGACGCCAAGTTCTACTCCGCGACCCAGACGATGGACGAGGCCCGGCACGCCGAGATCTACGGCCGCTTCCTGCACGAGAAGATGGGGCTCGTCTATCCGATCAACGACAATCTGCAGTCTCTCCTCGGGGACACGCTGCGCGACAGCCGCTGGGACATGCCGTACCTGGGCATGCAGGTGCTCATCGAGGGCCTCGCGCTGGCCGCCTTCGGGATGATCCGGGACACCACGACCAAGCCGCTGCCCAAGCAGATCCTGGCCTACGTCATGCAGGACGAGGCCCGGCACGTGGCCTTCGGCCGGATGGCGCTGCGGGACTACTACCGGCAGCTCACCGACGCCGAACTGCGCGAGCGCGAGGAGTTCGTCATCGAGGGCTGCTATCTCATGCGCGACCGGCTGCGCGGCGAGGAGGTGCTGGAGAACTTCGGCGTCCCCAAGGCCGAGGCGGCGGAGCTGAGCGAGCGTTCCGAGTTCCTCCAGCTGTTCCGCAGGCTGCTGTTCAGCCGCATCGTGCCCTGTGTCAAGGACATCGGCCTGTGGGGCGAACGGCTCCAGCGGGCCTATGTGGACATGGGCGTCTTCGAGCTGGGCGACGCCAGCCTGGACCTGCTCATGGCCCAGGACGAGGAACTCGCCGAGCAGTTGGACGAGGAGCGCTTCGCCGCCGAGGAGCGGGCACGGGTGGCCGAGGTGGAGGAGGCCGTCGAGGCGGGGGCGGCCGAGGGCTGAGGCCGTACGGGGCCGGGGCGGTCGAGGGCCGCCACCGGCCCGCTGTGCAGGGGGGTCCCCGGGCGCGGTGGCGGGCCGTTCACCCAGGTGCAGTAGCGTGCTGGCGTGTCCATGCCTCCACCACCGCAGCAGCCGCAGCCGCCGTACGGCCAGCAGCCTCCCTATGGCCAGCAGCCTCCGTACGGTCCGCCTCCGCACGCTGCCCCCGGCCCGTACGGCCCGCCGTACCCGCAGGCCCAGCCGTACCCGCCCCAGCCCTACGCGCAGGCGCAGCAGCCCTATCCGGGCTGGGGCGCGCCGCCCCTGCCCGTGCCGCCGAAGAAGCGCCGGGTCGGGCTGGTGCTCGGCATCGTGGGCGGTGTCGTCACGCTGGTCGTCGTGGGGTTCGTCCTGCTCGGCGCGGTGGCCGGCAGCGGCTTCCCCGAGGCGAAGAACAAGCTCACCCTGCCCGGGACGCTGCTCGACGGGAAGTACAGGCTCGCCCGGGACCTCTCCGACTCCGAGGGCAAGAAGATCGAGGACGAGGCCGACGGCGCCTGGGACGCCAAGGACATCCACGGCGTGGTCGGCAGCTACAACCTGGACGGTGACGCGGCCAAGGGCACCCTGGCGCTGTCCGGCATGTACGGCCGGTTCAAGAACAGCGACGCCGCCCGCAGGAACATGATGAAGGGCGCCGCCCAGGGCAACGGCGCCACCGTCGCGGTGGCCCCCAAGGACTTCGCCCTCGACGGTGTGACGATCACCTGCGAGGTGGTGACGCAGGAGCAGATGGGTACGAAGATCACCGTGCCGATGTGCGCCTGGGCCGACGGCAACACGGGCGCCACGGTCGCGGAGGTGAACACCCCGCTGCTCTCGCAGAGCCCGTCGGAGGTGGACCTGGAGGCGCTCGCGAAGAAGACCCGGCAGATCCGCACCGAGGCGGTCCAGCCTATCGGCTGACCCCGCTCAGCGGTTCAGCACCGCTCGCATCACGTCCCGCGCGATCGGCGCGGCATCCCCGCCGCCGCTGATCTCGCCCCGGTTCGCCGAGGCGTCCTCCACCACCACCGCGACCGCCACCTGCGGTTCCAGGACGTCGTCGGCCTGCGCCCAGGAGACGAACCAGGCGTACGGCACACCGGAGTTGCCGACCCCGTGCTGAGCGGTGCCGGTCTTGCCGCCCACCAGGGCGCCGGGGATGGCCGCCTGGGTGCCGGTGCCCTCCTGGACCACGTTCGCCATCAGCTCCTTCAGCCGCACGGCCGTCGCCGGGCTCATCACCTGCCGCATCGGATGCGGCCCGCTCGCGGCGACCGTCTCACCGGTGCGCCGGGTCGTGCGCTCCACCAGGTACGGCGAGCGCAGCTGCCCGCCGTCCGCGACGGCCGCCGCGACCATCGCCATCTGCAACGGCGTGGCCCGCGTGTTGTACTGCCCGATCGAGGACAGTGCCAGCTGGGCCCGGTCCACGTGCGGGTCGAAGGTGCTGGGCGAGACGGAGAAGGGGATGCGCACCCCGGTGTCGTTGAACCCGAAGGCCTGCGCCATGGCCACCATGTTCTGCACCCCGACGTCCACCCCGAGCTTGGCGAACACCGTGTTGCAGGACCACTCGAAGGCCGACCGCAGCGAGGCGTCGCCGCAGCCGTCGGCCTCGTTGGTCAGCCGGGTCGTGGTGCCCGGCAGCCGGTAGGGGTCGGGGGAGTCGGTGAGCGCGTCCAGGTCCGTGACCACGCCCGCGTCCAGCGCCGCTGCCGCCGTGACCACCTTGAACGTCGAGCCCGGCGGATAGGTCTGCCGCACCGCGCGGTTGAGCATCGGCTTCTCCGGGTCGTGGTTGAGCCGCTCCCACGCCGACGCCACCGCCTCCCCGTTGCCGGACAGCTGCCCGGGGTCGTACGACGGACTCGACACCAGCGCCAGGATGCGGCCCGTGGCCGGCTCGATCGCGGCGACCGCGCCCTTGCGTCCGGCGAGCCCCCGGTACGCCGCCTGCTGCGCGCCCGGGTTCAGGGTGGTCACCACGTTCCCGCCCGGAGGGGGCCTGCGCGTCATGTCGTTCCACAGCGGCAGCGGCGCCAGCATCGGATCGGTGCCCGCGAGCACCCCGTCCCCGGCGTGCTCCAGGAACGTGGTGCCGTACGTCTGCGAGGCGAAACCGGTGACCGGGGCGTACAACGGGCCGTCGCGGTAGGTGCGTTCGAAGCGCAGCGGCTCGCCGGTGTCGGTGGAGCCGGTGACCGGCTCGTCGCCGACCAGGATGTTGCCGCGCGGCTGGGCGTAACGGGCGATCGTGGCACGGCGGTTGGCCGGATTGGTGTCGTAGAGCCGGGACTGCACCACCTGGACCCGGGCGGCGTTGACCAACAGGGCGGCCAGCAGCAGGGCGCAGAACGCGCAGGCGTGCCGGATGTACCGGGCCATGGGCCGCCCGCCGTCGGGGAAGCCGCCGTACTCGCTCATGGGGCCTCCCGCCCGTCGTACTGGCTGCGTGCCGAGTCGCTCACCCGGATCAGCAGCGCCACGATCGCCCAGTTGGTGACCACCGAGGAGCCGCCCTGGGCCAGGAACGGCATCGCCATGCCGGTCAGCGGGATCAGCCCGGTGACCCCGCCCGCGATCACGAACACCTGCAGCGCCAGGATCGAGGCGAGCCCGACGGCGAGGAGCCGGCCGAACGGCTCGCGCAGGGCGAGGCCCGCCCGGTAGCCGCGCTCCACCAGCAGCGCGTACAGCAGGACGATCGCGCCGAGACCGGCGAGACCCAGCTCCTCGCCCGCCGTGGCCAGGATGAAGTCCGACTTCACGGCGAAGCCGATCAGCACGGAGTGCCCGAGACCGAGCCCGGTGCCGAGCATCCCGCCGGCCGCGAACGCGAAGAGCGACTGGGCGAGCTGGTTGGGCCCCCGGCCGGCGTCGATGGTCGCGAACGGATGCAGCCAGTCCTCGATCCGCTGGTTCACATGCGGCTCCAGCCGTCCGACGGCGACGGCCCCCAGGACGGCGAGTGCCAGGCCGACCGCGATCCAACCCGTCCGCCCGGTGGCGACGTACAGCAGCACCACGAACAGCCCGAAGAACAGCAGCGAGGTGCCCAGATCCCGCTCCAGGACCAGCACGCCGACGCTCAGCAGCCAGATCGTCACGATCGGACCGAGCACCCGCCCGGTCGGGAACTGCAGCCGCCACAGCCGGCGGCCCGAGTACGCGAGCGCGCTGCGGTTGGCGGCCAGGTAGGCGGCGAAGAACACCGCGAGCAGTACCTTCGCGAACTCGCCCGGCTGGATGGAGAATCCGGCGATCCGGATCCAGATACGGGCGCCGTTGACGGCCGGGAAGAGGATCGGCAGCGCCAGCAGGGCGAGCGCGACGGCCACGCACAGGTACGCGTACCGCTGCAGCACCCGGTGGTCGCGCAGCACCAGGACGACGACGATGAACAGCCCGACCCCGAGCGTGGACCACACCAGTTGGGCGGGGGCCGCCCGGTTGTGCGGTGTCTCCAGGTCCAGCCGGTAGATCAGGACCAGGCCGAGCCCGTTGAGCAGCACCCCGATCGGCAGGAGCAGCGGGTCGGCGTACGGCGCCCGCAGGCGCACGGCGAGATGCGTGCACAGGGCGAGCACCCCGAGCCCGGCGCCGTAACCGGCGACGCCGGGCGGGACGCTACCGGTCCGCGCGAACCCCACTGCGCAGTAGCCGTACACGCACAGCAGGACGGCCAGCACGAGCAGGGCCAGTTCGATGCCACGGCGCCGGGGGAGGCGTACGACGGCTGCGGGAGCCTTCGCCGCCGCCAGGGTGGTTCCGGCCTTGGTCATGCCCGGAACCTACCCAAATGGGGCGTCTTGTGGGTCGTGCCCGCTAACACCAGCGTGGCGCGGGACCGACGTTGCGGATGTAGCGCGCCGAGCCCCAGGCCCAGGTGCCGTCCGTCAGCAGGTACCAGACCTGGTTGCCGAGCACGCCACCGCCGGCCATCTTGCAGTAGATGGTGACCTCCTTGCCCTTGGCGACGAACCGCACGCGTCGGCTGCTGCGGTCCGACCGGTCCCGCAGCCACATGCCGTCCCGGGCGGTGACGACCCCTTTGTACTGTCCGAGTCCGTGCTCCTTGCCCTGCCCGCCGGCGGTCGCGGGAACGGCAAGGGCGGTGGCGAGCAGGGCCCCGGTGGCGGCCACCAGGGCGAGAGAGCGGGCAAGGGGATGACGCAGGGTCATGGGGAACCTCCAGAAAACAGGCGGAATCTGACCAATTGCCAGATTAGGAGGGAGATTCGGCCCAAGCCCGCCGCGACGCTCGTCTAGAGGCGTGGAGATTCGTCGTTCTTTTGCGCGGAGGGCGGGACCACCGGCAGGACCAGCGTGGCGACCGCGCCCCCGTCCACCGCGTTGGCGAACACCAGCCGCGCCCCCAGCACCTCCGCCTGCCCCAGCGCGATGGTCAGCCCCAGCCCGTGCCCGGTCGCCCCGCCCTCCGTGCGGAACCGCTGCGGACCGTGCGCCACGAGATACCCCGGATACCCCTCCCCGCGATCCCGCACGGTCACCACGGCCCCGTCCACGGTGAGCACGACCGGCGCCCGGCCGTGCTTGTGCGCGTTGGCCACCAGATTGCCGAGCACCCGCTCCAGCCGCCGCCGGTCGGTCTCCACGCGCGCGCCACGGACGATCCGCACCTCCGTGTCGGTGCCCGAGGCCCGCACCACCCGCCGGGCCAGCGCCCCCAGCTCCTCGGTGCCCACGTCCAGCCTCTCCCGGCCGGTGTCCAGCCGGGAGATCTCCAGCAGGTCCTCGGTGAGCGTGCGCAGCGCCGCCACCCGGTCCCGCACCAGCTCCGTCGGCCGGCCCGGCGGCAGCAGCTCCGCCGCCGCGTGCAGCCCGGTCAGCGGGGTGCGCAGCTCGTGCGCCACGTCCGCGGTGAACCGCTGCTCGCTCAGCAGCTTGCTCTGCAGCGTGGAGGCCATGGTGTCCAGGGCCGCCGCGACCGCGGCCACCTCGTCCTGCGGCCGGGACGGGTCCTTGGTCAGCGGGTCGTCCACGCGCGCGTCCAGGTCGCCCGCGCTGATCCGCCGGGCCACGCGCGCGGTGGCGTGCAGCCGCCGGGTCACCCGGGTCACCGCGAACACGCCGACCAGCACCGTCGCTCCGATCGCGAGCCCCGACGACCACAGGATCGAGTTGTCCAGCCCGGCGATGGTGCGGGACTGCTGGGAGTAGTCGACCTCCACGGCCAGCGCCCGGTGCCCGGCCACCGGGCCCGCCGCCCACATGGTCGGGCGCCCCCGGTGCCGGGAGACGATCGTGCCGCGCCGACCGGAGGCCGCAAGGGACCGCAGCGACGCGGGCAGCCCCTCGGGGTCCACTCCGGCGCCCGGCAGCAGCGTGTCCCCGGCCTCGTACGCCTCGGTCGCGTCGCCCAGGCGGGACAGTGCCTGGGCGCGGGCCTGGCCGACGGTCTGGTTGGTCACCGAGACGTGCACCAGCACACCGAGCAGCGCGGCCAGCGCACAGCACATCACCGTGATGAACACGGCCGCCTTCACGGCGAGCGGACCGGCCCACCGGGGCAGGACGGGCTTCACGGGGTGCTCGCCGAGGAGGTGTCCGACAGGGACGAGGACGGGGCCGCGGAGGTGGAGGGGGCCGGGGAGGCGGACCGGGTCGGCTTGGTGGGCTTGGTGGGCTTGGTGGGCTTGCGGCCGTCACCGGTGTGCAAATACTCGTCGCGGGAGAACACCATCGCGCGCTGCCCCGGGTCCCACACCCAGGTCGTGCGGTACTCGTAGCCGGAGATGTCCGCCGGCGAGCGCTCGATCAGCGACCGGCCGGCCAGCTCCACGCCGAGGATCGCGTCGTTGTCGGCCAGCACCTGCACCAGCCTGTGCTTCTCGACGGTGTAGACCCGCACCCCCGTCTGGTTGGTCGGATACAGCCGGAAGCCGAGCGTCAGATCGTCCCGGCCGTCGCCCGTGAGGTCCCGGTAGTACGGCTTGAGCAGCGGGCAGCGCGCCTTGTCACCGCCGGCCCGGCAGTCCTTCAGCCGGTCCACGGTCGCGTGGTACGCCCCCTTGGAGCCGTAGTCGTCCGGTTCCGCCTTGATCTCCGCCTCGACCACGGCCACCGGGTCAACCTTGTGGATGTCGCCACCGGGGACGGTGATGCCCTTGACGACCACCCGGGTCGACACGGCGTAGGGGTAGGCCGGGCTGGAGGCGGGACGCAGGTCGGGCCAGAGCTTGGCGGGGCTGACCGCGGTCTGCGTCGGCCCGGCGGCTCGCAGCCCGCCGCGGTCCCCGCAGGCCGCGGCCGTCGCCGACAGCAGGGCGACGAGGACCGCGGTGAGGGCGGTGCGCGCGGGACGGCGGGCTGGCACGGTGCTCCTGGGGCGTCGGGGCCGGTCGGGACCCCGTACACCTTATTCGTAGTTTCTTATTGTTCTTAGTTTCGTAGGGAAGTCCTTTTTGCGCCCTGGGGGAGGCGCTGGGAGAGAGGCTACTCGGCCAGTTCCTCGAGCAGCCGAACGGTCGGCAGCCCCGCACGCAGGTACTCCACGAACAGCTCGTTGTGCAGCGCCCAGGCCGAGCGCCGGGCCCGGATCAGCTGGATCACCTCGTCGGGCGAAAAATGGCCGCGCTGGGCCAGGGCGTGCCCGACGACCAGGCCAGAGCGGTTGTACCCGTGGTAGCAGCGCACGAGCACCTGCAGCCCCACGTCCAGTGCCTCGTTCGCCGTCAGGGCCAGCCGCATCACCCCGGCGAGCTGCGTGCCGTCCAGCGGACCGTCGGGAATCGGCCACACGTGGTGCTCGATGCCCGGATCGGGGCCGTACCCCGGCAGCCGCAACAGCGACAGCACCACATCGAACTGGTCCCGTACGACGACGGGCTCCACCTGCCCGTAACGGCCGCGGACCTCGTGCCCGCCCATCCACAGGCCTGGCACGATCTCGTTCCACGGGCGCTCCGGAGCCGGTACGTCGGGCTGCTCTCCGCGGATCCGCAACGGCGCCTCCCCAACTCCCCCTCGCGGGGCCGTCCTCCAAGGTAACCGGTCTTGCCCCGGGAGCACCCCGCCTGTTCCCATGGTCGAGGGGTGATGGCGCATGAACGCACTGCGCGTGGTGCCGGCCTATCGGCACGGCCGGGAACGGCTGTACGTCTGCCGCCCGGACGGCAGCAACGTCGCCTGGTACGACCGGGAGGCGGCCCGGGTCAACCTGCTCGGCGAGGACAGCAGAGACGATGTACTCCAAGCCCTGAAACCCTTTCTGACCGGCCCCGTGACCGTCGGGCCGCCCTCGGTCCCGACCCCTGCGGAACTGGCCCGGCTGACCCTGCATCCGGACGACGACCTGGCGCCCAACCGCCCCGGCGAGGCCCTGCTCGTCGCCCTCGACCGCGACCCCGGACCCGCCCACCGGCTGCGCCCCGACCCGCGCCGCCGTGCCCTGACCGCCGAGCAGACCGTCGGCGAGGCCCTGGACCGCCTGGAGGGAGCCGGCTGGCACACCCTGCACTCCGTCCCGCTGCCCGGCGGCGACCGCATCCACCATCTGCTGCTCGGTCCCGGTGGTGTGTTCGCCGTGCACGCCCTGTACGCCCGCAAGACCCGGATCCTGGTCGCCGACCCGATGGTCACCGTCGGCCGCCGCGAGGCCGAGCCGCTGCTGCGCCGGCTGCGCGCCGACGCAGACCGCGCCTCCTACGCCCTGACCGCCGAGGTGCGCCCGGTACTGGCCCTGGCGGGTCCCGCCGAAGTGACGGCGACCGCCCCGCCGCGCGCGGTACGCATCCTGCAGGACACCGAGCTGGCGGGCCTGGCCCGCTCGGGCGGAGTGCTCAAGCCGGCGGACGTGGAGGCCCTGCACGGCATGGCCCGGGACCGGAACACGTGGGGGAGGCTGTAGCTCAGGGGAGGCGCGCCGCTGCCTGCGGGTCCAGCAAAGGTGCCATCAGATCCCCGAGGTCCTGCAGCCGTGGGGCGATGTCCCGCGCCTGGAACTCCAGCTCGGCCGGGCTGCGGCAGGCCGCGACCTCCGCCCAGGTGAGCGGGGCGGACACCAGCGGGGCCGGGCGGGCGCGCAGGGTGTAGGGCGCGGCCGTGGTCTTGCGTGCGGCGTTCTGGCTCCAGTCGACGAGCACCTTCCCCGGCCGCAGGCTCTTCGTCATCCGGTGCACCACCAGCCGGGGCAGCGCCCGCTCGGCCTCGACGGCGAGCGCCTTGGCGTACTCGCTGGTCCGCTCCGACGACGAGCCCCGTACAGCGGCCAGCAGGTGCAGCCCCTTCGACCCGGCCGTCTTCGGGTACGCCTCGATCCCGTCGGCCGCGAGCCGTTCGCGCAGCCACAGCGCCACCTCGCAGCAGTGGACGAGATGCGCCGGCGCCCCCGGATCGAGGTCGAATACCAGCCGGTCGGCCTGGTCCGGGTCCTGTACGAGCCACTGGTGCGTATGGAACTCGGCGACGAGATTCGCCGCCCAGACGAGGCTCGGCAGGTCCTGTACGACGACCATCCGGGCCGGCCCCTCCGACCGGGGCACCTCGGCGGTGGTGACCCATTCGGGCGTACCCGGCGGCACGTTCTTGGTGAAGAACAGCTCGCCCTCCGGGCCGTCCGGATAGCGCAGGAAGGACACGGCCCGGTCGCGCAGGTGCGGCAGCAGTGCGTCGGCGCCGGTCGCGTAGTAGTGCACCAGCTCCGCCTTGGTGAAGCCGGTCTGCGGATACAGCACCTTGTCCAGGTTGCTGAGCGGGACCCGCCGCCCCTCCACCTCGGTGATAGGCGTCATAGGATGACAATCCCAGAAGAACCGCCCAAATCGGTGGAATCGGCAAGGCCATCGGCAAGCTCATCGGCAAGTTCGCCGGCAAGGCCACCGGCAAGGCCATCGGCAGAGGAAGGGTGCGGCACGTGCGGTCGATTTGGAACGGCGCCATCTCCTTCGGGCTCGTCAGCATCCCGATCAAGCTGGTGAACGCCACGGAGAGCCACGCGATCTCCTTCCGCCAGATCCACACCGAGGACAACGGCCGCATCCGCTACCGCAAGGTCTGCGAGCTGGAGGACCGCGAGGTCCGCCAGGCCGAGATCGGCAAGGGGTACGAGGACGCGGACGGCACGATCATCCCGATCACCGACGAGGACCTCTCCCACCTGCCGATCCCGACCGCCCGCACCATCGAGATCGTGGCCTTCGTGCCGGCCGACCGGATCGACCCGCTCCAGATCGACGCGGCGTACTACCTCGCGGCCGGCGGCGCGCCTGCGGCCAAGCCGTACGTCCTGCTGCGCGAGGCCCTCAAGCGCAGCAAGAAGGTGGCCATCGCGAAGTACGCGCTGCGCGGCCGTGAACGGCTCGGCATGCTGCGGGTGGTCGACAACGCCATCGCCATGCACGGCC
This region includes:
- the ligD gene encoding non-homologous end-joining DNA ligase; this encodes MTPITEVEGRRVPLSNLDKVLYPQTGFTKAELVHYYATGADALLPHLRDRAVSFLRYPDGPEGELFFTKNVPPGTPEWVTTAEVPRSEGPARMVVVQDLPSLVWAANLVAEFHTHQWLVQDPDQADRLVFDLDPGAPAHLVHCCEVALWLRERLAADGIEAYPKTAGSKGLHLLAAVRGSSSERTSEYAKALAVEAERALPRLVVHRMTKSLRPGKVLVDWSQNAARKTTAAPYTLRARPAPLVSAPLTWAEVAACRSPAELEFQARDIAPRLQDLGDLMAPLLDPQAAARLP
- a CDS encoding protein-tyrosine phosphatase family protein, which encodes MRIRGEQPDVPAPERPWNEIVPGLWMGGHEVRGRYGQVEPVVVRDQFDVVLSLLRLPGYGPDPGIEHHVWPIPDGPLDGTQLAGVMRLALTANEALDVGLQVLVRCYHGYNRSGLVVGHALAQRGHFSPDEVIQLIRARRSAWALHNELFVEYLRAGLPTVRLLEELAE
- a CDS encoding sensor histidine kinase; amino-acid sequence: MKPVLPRWAGPLAVKAAVFITVMCCALAALLGVLVHVSVTNQTVGQARAQALSRLGDATEAYEAGDTLLPGAGVDPEGLPASLRSLAASGRRGTIVSRHRGRPTMWAAGPVAGHRALAVEVDYSQQSRTIAGLDNSILWSSGLAIGATVLVGVFAVTRVTRRLHATARVARRISAGDLDARVDDPLTKDPSRPQDEVAAVAAALDTMASTLQSKLLSEQRFTADVAHELRTPLTGLHAAAELLPPGRPTELVRDRVAALRTLTEDLLEISRLDTGRERLDVGTEELGALARRVVRASGTDTEVRIVRGARVETDRRRLERVLGNLVANAHKHGRAPVVLTVDGAVVTVRDRGEGYPGYLVAHGPQRFRTEGGATGHGLGLTIALGQAEVLGARLVFANAVDGGAVATLVLPVVPPSAQKNDESPRL
- a CDS encoding SH3 domain-containing protein yields the protein MTLRHPLARSLALVAATGALLATALAVPATAGGQGKEHGLGQYKGVVTARDGMWLRDRSDRSSRRVRFVAKGKEVTIYCKMAGGGVLGNQVWYLLTDGTWAWGSARYIRNVGPAPRWC
- a CDS encoding penicillin-binding transpeptidase domain-containing protein; its protein translation is MARYIRHACAFCALLLAALLVNAARVQVVQSRLYDTNPANRRATIARYAQPRGNILVGDEPVTGSTDTGEPLRFERTYRDGPLYAPVTGFASQTYGTTFLEHAGDGVLAGTDPMLAPLPLWNDMTRRPPPGGNVVTTLNPGAQQAAYRGLAGRKGAVAAIEPATGRILALVSSPSYDPGQLSGNGEAVASAWERLNHDPEKPMLNRAVRQTYPPGSTFKVVTAAAALDAGVVTDLDALTDSPDPYRLPGTTTRLTNEADGCGDASLRSAFEWSCNTVFAKLGVDVGVQNMVAMAQAFGFNDTGVRIPFSVSPSTFDPHVDRAQLALSSIGQYNTRATPLQMAMVAAAVADGGQLRSPYLVERTTRRTGETVAASGPHPMRQVMSPATAVRLKELMANVVQEGTGTQAAIPGALVGGKTGTAQHGVGNSGVPYAWFVSWAQADDVLEPQVAVAVVVEDASANRGEISGGGDAAPIARDVMRAVLNR
- a CDS encoding AurF N-oxygenase family protein, yielding MTTLTEADALEGLRDALGLLKDREQVAERLLVSSAKHSFDPDTELDWDAPFEEGKWFWPPELVSLYGTPMWKRMSEEQRILLSQHEAAALASLGIWFEIILMQLLVRHIYDKAATSAHVRYALTEIEDECRHSKMFARLISHGGTPWYPVSRAHLNLGRVFKTISTTPGSFTATLLGEEVLDWMQRLTFPDERVQPLIRGVTRIHVVEEARHVRYAREELRRQMMTAPKWSQEFTRITSGEFARVFSVAFVNPEVYTNVGLDRREAMAQVKASGHRREVMQTGAKRLTDFLDDIGVLRGAGRRLWRSSGLLA
- a CDS encoding nuclease-related domain-containing protein, which translates into the protein MNALRVVPAYRHGRERLYVCRPDGSNVAWYDREAARVNLLGEDSRDDVLQALKPFLTGPVTVGPPSVPTPAELARLTLHPDDDLAPNRPGEALLVALDRDPGPAHRLRPDPRRRALTAEQTVGEALDRLEGAGWHTLHSVPLPGGDRIHHLLLGPGGVFAVHALYARKTRILVADPMVTVGRREAEPLLRRLRADADRASYALTAEVRPVLALAGPAEVTATAPPRAVRILQDTELAGLARSGGVLKPADVEALHGMARDRNTWGRL
- a CDS encoding ferritin-like domain-containing protein codes for the protein MPTHDLYANDPGDSLWQVPASGAARFNWEYDDGRDRLLALYQKGKDKQWDGQKRIDWDLEVDPYDPLGTPDESMALYGTPYWEKMTGRDRAELRRHLASWQFSQFLHGEQGAMVCAARIVESVPDLDAKFYSATQTMDEARHAEIYGRFLHEKMGLVYPINDNLQSLLGDTLRDSRWDMPYLGMQVLIEGLALAAFGMIRDTTTKPLPKQILAYVMQDEARHVAFGRMALRDYYRQLTDAELREREEFVIEGCYLMRDRLRGEEVLENFGVPKAEAAELSERSEFLQLFRRLLFSRIVPCVKDIGLWGERLQRAYVDMGVFELGDASLDLLMAQDEELAEQLDEERFAAEERARVAEVEEAVEAGAAEG
- a CDS encoding FtsW/RodA/SpoVE family cell cycle protein, whose protein sequence is MTKAGTTLAAAKAPAAVVRLPRRRGIELALLVLAVLLCVYGYCAVGFARTGSVPPGVAGYGAGLGVLALCTHLAVRLRAPYADPLLLPIGVLLNGLGLVLIYRLDLETPHNRAAPAQLVWSTLGVGLFIVVVLVLRDHRVLQRYAYLCVAVALALLALPILFPAVNGARIWIRIAGFSIQPGEFAKVLLAVFFAAYLAANRSALAYSGRRLWRLQFPTGRVLGPIVTIWLLSVGVLVLERDLGTSLLFFGLFVVLLYVATGRTGWIAVGLALAVLGAVAVGRLEPHVNQRIEDWLHPFATIDAGRGPNQLAQSLFAFAAGGMLGTGLGLGHSVLIGFAVKSDFILATAGEELGLAGLGAIVLLYALLVERGYRAGLALREPFGRLLAVGLASILALQVFVIAGGVTGLIPLTGMAMPFLAQGGSSVVTNWAIVALLIRVSDSARSQYDGREAP